GTCCAACCTCAAGACGAACCGGAATACCTTTCTTGATCCACTCCCAACTCTTATCACCCCCACGAATATCTCGTCGATCAACGACCACCTCTATCGGTCGCCCATCAAAGCTCTGACCTCGAAGCTCAAGTGCGACCGACTCGGCATACTCAAGCACTGCGGCTTCGCTCTCTGGCTTCGGAATAATCGGAATGATTACAACGTGCTTCGGAGCGATGCGTGGTGGTAGCCGCAATCCATTATCATCGGAATGGGTCATAATCACCCCACCAATTAACCTCGTAGAAACGCCCCATGAGGTAGTATATGCATGCTCAATAGCGCCCTCACGATTGAGGAACTTAATCTCGGAAGCCTTGGCAAAGTTTTGCCCAAGAAAGTGCGAGGTGCCCGCTTGTAGCGCCCTGCGATCCTGCATCATCGCTTCGATACAGTAGGTATCAACCGCCCCGGGAAAGCGCTCCTCTGGGATCTTCTCGCCCATAATTACCGGCATCGCCAAGACCTCCTCCGCCAGTATGCGATAAACCTCCAACATCTTGAAGGTCTCCTCAACCGCTTCCTGCGACGATGCGTGTGCAGTATGGCCCTCCTGCCACAGAAACTCCGAGGTCCTTAGAAAGAGGCGCGTTCTCATCTCCCACCGAACTACGTTGGCCCACTGATTAATAAGGAGCGGTAGATCGCGATACGATTGAATCCAACGCGAAAATGACTCGCCGATAATCGTCTCTGAGGTCGGTCGAATAACCAACGGCTCATCAAGCTCCCCCGCCGGAACTAATTTGCCATCTTTGAGCTCTAGTCGGTGGTGCGTTACAACCGCACACTCCTTGGCAAATCCATCAACGTGCGCAGCCTCTTTTTCAAGAAAACTGAGCGGAATAAAAAGTGGAAAATATGCATTGCTGTGCCCAGTCTCCTTGATCATCGCATCTAGATGTCTCTGGATCCCCTCCCATACTCCGTAACCCCAGGGCTTAATTACCATGCAACCACGAACTACTGAATTTTCAGCAAGGTCAGCCGCTTTTACAACCTGTTGGTACCACTCTGGGTAATCCTGCTCACGTCGGGGTGTTATCGCAGTGCTCTCTTTCGTGTTCATTAAGCTCTCACTATCTTGGCTACAAATTAATCTCCGAGAATGTACCACTCGCCCTAACGTTAAGTAAACTAACCCCTGCGTCGCCTATAATGAATGATTTCAGCTCTATAGTGGGGCATTTAACCTCCCTCTTAAGCAGCAAACCATCAAGTTTTCTCAAAAACTGTCGTTACTATCTATAGTGAGTTGAAGTAGGGAGAATCTCTATATGAACGACAACGATAGCAATCAACAGAAAACACCCCGCAGAAGAGGTATTACCTCAATCACCCTGCAGTGGGTCGCAGAGAAGTTCCGCCGTGCGCAACGCATCAAAGATGCCCTCGCTCGTGGAACCTATGAGGTGGATTCCAACAAGGTCGCCAAAGCGATGCTTGATAGCGAGAAGGATCCGCATTAGCCACCCGTCATCCTAGCACTATGGCACCTACCCATGGCACCTACCCCTGTGCCCAATAGTAGCGAAGCGACTAACCACTGTTTTATTTATCTCCGATTAAACCACCCCAGTTGCATCAAACTCGGTTATACAGCCTTAAATGCGGCAGAAAACGCCCCCTATAAGGGGCTCTGCGTATTTTTCTGAACTGGTAAGTGCCACTCTCACCATCTAATTAGTTGAGTACATTTGGTATAGTCATGTCCGACTCAAATCATATACACAGGCTTTCGCCTGGCGGCTTACTTATAGCCCTTGGAATCATCTACGGAGATATCGGGACCTCCCCGCTCTACGTGTTGAAAGCTGTGGCCGGTGTGCGTCCCCTAACAGAGGAGGTCGTGCTCGGTGCGCTCTCCTGCATCTTCTGGACCCTCACGTTACTGACTACGATTAAATACGTGCTGCTGACCCTGCGCGCAGATAATAGAGGTGAGGGCGGAATCTTTGCGCTCTATGCGCTCGTGCGTAAGAACTCCCGCTGGCTACTGATCCCAGCTATAATCGGGGGAAGCGCCCTACTTGCAGATGGTATCATTACACCACCGATCTCTGTTTCATCAGCCATAGAGGGTCTGCGTAAGATATATCCTAATATAGAGACCGTTCCGATCGTGCTCGTAATTCTTACAGTACTCTTCTCGGTGCAGCATTTTGGAACTCGGCTAGTTGGAAACTCCTTCGGTCCGATCATGATCGGATGGTTCTCTATGTTAGCCATCTTGGGACTATACTGGATCATCCCGAACCCCTCCGTTCTAAGGGCAATCAATCCGGTCTATGCCCTTAATATGCTCTTTGTGATGCACGATGGATTTTGGATCCTGGGCGCCGTATTTCTCTGTACAACTGGAGCAGAGGCGCTCTACTCAGACCTCGGGCACTGTGGCCGAAAGAATATTCAGGTCTCCTGGATCTTCGTAAAAACCGCCCTAATCCTCAATTATATGGGACAGGGTGCCTGGCTTTTAAGCCGCCAAGGCGCTGCACTAAACGATCAGAACCCCTTCTTTGAGATCATGCCCACTTGGTTCCTTATACCCGGTATAGCGATCTCAACCCTCGCCACTATTATCGCAAGTCAGGCCCTAATCAGCGGCTCCTTTACACTAGCCACAGAGACGATGCGTCTCTCGATACTTCCAAAAGCAAAGATAGTATACCCGAC
This window of the Pseudomonadota bacterium genome carries:
- the proS gene encoding proline--tRNA ligase gives rise to the protein MNTKESTAITPRREQDYPEWYQQVVKAADLAENSVVRGCMVIKPWGYGVWEGIQRHLDAMIKETGHSNAYFPLFIPLSFLEKEAAHVDGFAKECAVVTHHRLELKDGKLVPAGELDEPLVIRPTSETIIGESFSRWIQSYRDLPLLINQWANVVRWEMRTRLFLRTSEFLWQEGHTAHASSQEAVEETFKMLEVYRILAEEVLAMPVIMGEKIPEERFPGAVDTYCIEAMMQDRRALQAGTSHFLGQNFAKASEIKFLNREGAIEHAYTTSWGVSTRLIGGVIMTHSDDNGLRLPPRIAPKHVVIIPIIPKPESEAAVLEYAESVALELRGQSFDGRPIEVVVDRRDIRGGDKSWEWIKKGIPVRLEVGPRDIEARQCVLYRRDKGVRDKAFMAAQEVAESLSAILSDMQRNYLEQARAFQEEHTRRDISSLEEFRAFFTAKDQSKPEIHGGFVLGKWAGGQDALDALAELKVTVRCLPLKQSGTQGHCIISGRPATQDAIFAKAY
- a CDS encoding flagellar biosynthesis anti-sigma factor FlgM, whose amino-acid sequence is MNDNDSNQQKTPRRRGITSITLQWVAEKFRRAQRIKDALARGTYEVDSNKVAKAMLDSEKDPH